A window of the Rhodospirillaceae bacterium genome harbors these coding sequences:
- a CDS encoding SDR family oxidoreductase gives MRFTDRVLFATGAGSGIAAAAARQFSAEGGRVAVADIDGERAADMAASLDGAIGIHCDVSSEESVNRAVAETRKRLGRIDAVLNAAGHADFGPIDDYSIERWNRMIAVHATGTFLVCKAAVPALRAQGGGSIVNVSSIAAHVGRMNLVAYTAAKGAILSMSRQLALELAGDRIRVNVVAPGVVRTGLTEAAYVERGGGDFDKGAAQVVADTPQKRIAAPEEIAAPICFLLSDEASFCTGSVITPDGGMTAI, from the coding sequence ATGAGATTCACGGATCGAGTGCTGTTTGCCACCGGTGCCGGCTCCGGCATCGCCGCGGCTGCGGCGCGGCAATTTTCGGCCGAAGGGGGCCGCGTCGCGGTGGCCGACATCGACGGCGAGCGGGCGGCGGACATGGCCGCTTCGCTGGACGGCGCTATCGGAATCCACTGCGACGTCTCCAGCGAAGAATCGGTGAACCGCGCCGTTGCCGAGACCCGAAAGAGGCTGGGGCGGATCGATGCTGTCCTGAACGCTGCCGGACACGCCGATTTCGGTCCGATCGACGACTATTCGATCGAGCGGTGGAACCGGATGATCGCTGTCCACGCGACGGGAACTTTTCTCGTATGCAAGGCCGCCGTGCCGGCGCTGCGCGCCCAGGGCGGCGGTTCGATCGTCAACGTGTCATCCATCGCGGCGCATGTGGGACGGATGAACCTCGTGGCCTACACCGCCGCCAAGGGTGCGATCCTTTCCATGTCCCGGCAGCTCGCGCTCGAATTGGCCGGGGACCGGATCCGCGTCAACGTCGTCGCGCCCGGCGTGGTGCGGACCGGGCTTACCGAAGCCGCCTATGTCGAACGGGGAGGCGGCGACTTCGACAAGGGCGCGGCGCAGGTCGTCGCCGACACGCCGCAGAAACGGATCGCGGCCCCGGAGGAAATCGCGGCCCCGATCTGTTTCCTGCTTTCGGACGAGGCGAGTTTCTGCACCGGGTCGGTGATAACGCCGGACGGCGGCATGACCGCGATCTGA
- a CDS encoding SDR family NAD(P)-dependent oxidoreductase, protein MDLEIEGRGAFVVGATGDIGRATVERLLAEGARVVAGARSAARMAGTLGAAGLDVHGMVEIDLRDEASTAAAAGRAEELLGGAIDILVCAAGGDVTYAPVWEIPPDVYERDYRIKVVGTSQLCTRVAAHMVERGSGAIVNVIGIATEIVVTVNPAGSAANSGLRSFTRVLAKEVAGSGVRVVGVSPGFVEGERLARFATDEQTRQLKESIPLRALADPKELADVIVFVASPRASYITGEIVIVDGGATLR, encoded by the coding sequence ATGGATCTTGAGATCGAGGGGCGCGGCGCGTTCGTCGTCGGCGCAACCGGCGACATCGGGCGGGCGACCGTCGAGCGGCTGCTGGCGGAAGGGGCGCGGGTCGTAGCCGGCGCCCGCTCTGCCGCCCGGATGGCCGGGACGCTGGGCGCTGCAGGGCTCGACGTGCACGGCATGGTGGAAATCGATCTGCGCGACGAGGCGTCGACAGCGGCGGCAGCCGGGCGCGCTGAGGAGCTTCTGGGCGGCGCGATCGACATCCTGGTCTGCGCCGCCGGGGGCGACGTCACCTATGCGCCGGTCTGGGAGATTCCGCCGGACGTGTACGAGCGGGATTACCGGATCAAGGTCGTCGGCACCTCGCAGCTCTGCACCAGGGTCGCTGCCCACATGGTCGAACGCGGCTCGGGCGCGATCGTCAACGTGATCGGGATCGCCACCGAGATCGTGGTGACCGTCAACCCCGCGGGGAGCGCGGCAAACTCGGGGCTGCGCAGCTTCACGCGGGTCCTGGCCAAGGAAGTTGCCGGCTCGGGCGTCCGGGTCGTCGGCGTCAGCCCCGGATTCGTCGAAGGCGAACGTCTGGCCCGGTTCGCCACCGACGAACAGACCCGGCAGCTGAAGGAATCGATTCCGCTCCGCGCGCTCGCGGACCCGAAGGAACTGGCCGACGTGATCGTTTTTGTTGCGTCGCCGCGGGCAAGCTACATCACGGGAGAGATCGTCATCGTGGACGGCGGGGCCACCCTGCGGTGA
- a CDS encoding choline dehydrogenase has translation MGYDYVIVGAGSAGCVLANRLSADPSKNVLLLEAGGEDRNPWIHVPVGYFKTMHNPSTDWCYRTDSDPGLNGRTLDWPRGKVLGGSSAINGLLYVRGQKEDYDYWRQLGNEGWSYDEVLPYFRRAEDQERGADPFHGTGGPLAVSDMRARRDVCEALIAAAEELGIPRNDDFNGDRQEGAGYFQLTARNGRRCSAATAYLKPVRSRRNLEVVTGALAERLLFDEAGPRTATGIAYSVSGERRQATVRGGGEIILSAGAIGSPQLLQLSGIGPGSLLSDLGIAVRHELPGVGENLQDHLQVRSVYEVNVPTLNDEINNLIRRTAIGLRYILTRRGPMAMGASQVCIFCKTRPELSTPDIQFHFQPLSADKPGLKMHPFSGITMSVCQLRPESRGRIAIRSPDPAAYPSIQPNYLATELDRRTVVDGLKMTRRLIGTGALSKFVLREHLPGTEVQSDKDLLDAARNISQTIYHPTSSCRMGRDPLSVVDPRFRVHGLAGLRVVDASAMPSITSGNTNAPTIMMAEKASDLILEDSG, from the coding sequence ATGGGCTATGACTATGTCATCGTTGGCGCCGGTTCGGCCGGCTGCGTGCTCGCCAACCGCCTGTCTGCCGACCCTTCGAAAAACGTGCTGCTGCTCGAGGCCGGCGGCGAGGACCGCAACCCCTGGATCCATGTGCCGGTCGGCTATTTCAAGACCATGCACAACCCAAGCACCGACTGGTGCTACCGGACCGACTCCGATCCCGGCCTGAACGGGCGCACCCTGGACTGGCCCCGCGGAAAGGTGCTGGGCGGCTCCAGCGCCATCAACGGCCTGTTGTACGTCCGCGGACAGAAGGAAGACTACGACTATTGGCGCCAGCTCGGTAACGAGGGATGGTCATACGACGAAGTTCTGCCATATTTCCGCCGCGCCGAGGATCAGGAGCGCGGCGCCGACCCGTTCCACGGTACCGGCGGGCCGCTTGCCGTCTCGGACATGCGCGCCCGGCGCGACGTCTGCGAAGCCCTGATTGCCGCGGCGGAAGAACTCGGCATTCCGCGCAACGACGATTTCAACGGAGACCGGCAGGAGGGCGCCGGTTATTTCCAGCTCACGGCGCGCAACGGCAGGCGCTGCTCGGCCGCCACAGCCTATCTCAAGCCGGTACGCTCCCGCAGGAACCTGGAGGTCGTCACCGGCGCACTGGCGGAGCGTCTGCTGTTCGACGAGGCCGGCCCGCGAACCGCAACCGGTATCGCCTACTCCGTCAGCGGCGAACGACGGCAGGCGACGGTGCGCGGCGGCGGTGAAATAATCCTCTCGGCCGGCGCCATCGGTTCGCCGCAGCTTCTCCAACTCTCCGGCATCGGTCCCGGTTCCCTCCTGAGCGACCTCGGCATCGCGGTCCGGCATGAATTGCCGGGCGTCGGAGAGAACCTGCAGGATCATCTCCAGGTGCGCTCGGTGTACGAGGTCAACGTCCCGACGCTGAACGACGAGATCAACAACCTGATCCGCCGGACTGCGATCGGTTTGCGCTACATCCTCACCCGGCGCGGGCCGATGGCGATGGGCGCCAGCCAGGTGTGCATTTTCTGCAAGACGCGGCCGGAGTTGTCGACGCCGGATATCCAGTTCCATTTCCAGCCTCTCAGCGCCGACAAGCCGGGCCTGAAAATGCACCCGTTCTCCGGGATCACCATGTCGGTTTGCCAACTGCGCCCCGAAAGCCGCGGGCGCATTGCGATCCGCTCGCCGGACCCGGCCGCATATCCGTCGATCCAGCCCAATTACCTGGCGACAGAGCTCGACCGGCGCACGGTCGTCGACGGCCTCAAGATGACCCGCAGGCTGATCGGCACCGGCGCCCTGTCGAAATTCGTCCTGCGCGAGCATCTGCCGGGCACGGAGGTTCAGTCGGACAAGGACCTGCTCGACGCCGCGCGCAACATCTCCCAGACCATCTACCATCCGACCAGTTCATGCCGCATGGGCAGGGACCCGCTGTCAGTGGTCGATCCCCGGTTCCGGGTTCACGGCCTGGCCGGCCTGCGCGTCGTCGACGCCTCCGCCATGCCGTCGATCACCTCCGGCAACACCAACGCGCCGACGATCATGATGGCGGAGAAGGCAAGCGACCTGATACTGGAGGATTCGGGCTGA
- a CDS encoding thiolase, with the protein MNAQAGFPRGGTAIVGAATFGLGEVPGFEAIDLAAQASLAALRDAGLAVREVDALFVGLPQDYLSGLTLAEYLGVRPKLTDNNRTGGSSFLTHTVWAALALAAGMCDVALIAYGSTQRTGAGRLVSSWRGSPFEEAYQPAMPIAGYALAAARHMHEYGTTREQLAEVAVSARRWAQLNPEAYKRDPLTVEQCLTARMVADPLTVRDCCLVTDGAAAIVMTRADRARDLQRPPVFLLGAGSAVTHKEIAQMPDLTATGAAESGRRAYESAGVTPSDIDVVQLYDAFTINTILFLEDLGFCPKGEGGRFVEDSHIAPGGPLPVNTNGGGLSCVHPGMYGLFTLVEAVMQLRGSAGARQVEGARLVLCHGNGGVLSSQATNILGAEETL; encoded by the coding sequence GTGAACGCTCAAGCCGGATTTCCGCGCGGCGGCACTGCCATCGTCGGCGCCGCCACTTTCGGCCTCGGGGAGGTGCCGGGCTTCGAGGCGATCGACCTGGCGGCGCAGGCGTCGCTCGCCGCCTTGCGCGATGCCGGCCTCGCCGTGCGCGAGGTCGATGCCCTGTTCGTCGGACTCCCGCAGGACTACCTGTCGGGCTTGACCCTTGCGGAATATCTCGGCGTCCGGCCGAAGCTCACCGACAACAACAGGACCGGCGGTTCCAGCTTCCTCACCCATACCGTCTGGGCCGCACTGGCGCTTGCCGCCGGCATGTGCGACGTCGCCCTGATCGCCTACGGCAGCACCCAGCGGACCGGCGCCGGCCGCCTGGTCTCTTCCTGGCGCGGTTCCCCGTTCGAGGAGGCGTACCAGCCCGCCATGCCGATCGCCGGATACGCCCTGGCTGCGGCGCGGCATATGCACGAGTACGGCACGACGCGGGAGCAGTTGGCGGAGGTCGCCGTATCCGCGCGCCGCTGGGCGCAGCTCAACCCGGAGGCCTACAAGCGCGATCCCCTTACCGTCGAACAATGCCTGACCGCGCGCATGGTCGCCGACCCGCTCACGGTGCGGGACTGCTGCCTGGTCACGGACGGCGCCGCTGCGATCGTGATGACTCGGGCAGACCGCGCCCGCGACCTGCAGAGACCGCCGGTGTTCCTGTTGGGCGCCGGCTCGGCGGTGACGCACAAGGAAATCGCTCAGATGCCCGATCTGACGGCGACCGGGGCGGCCGAGTCGGGCCGGCGAGCGTATGAGTCTGCGGGCGTAACGCCGTCGGACATCGATGTCGTACAGCTTTACGATGCCTTCACGATCAATACGATCCTGTTTCTGGAGGATCTCGGCTTCTGTCCCAAAGGGGAGGGGGGCCGCTTCGTCGAGGACTCGCATATCGCGCCGGGTGGTCCGCTGCCCGTCAACACGAACGGGGGTGGCCTTTCCTGCGTTCATCCGGGAATGTACGGCCTGTTCACCCTCGTTGAAGCCGTCATGCAATTGAGAGGATCGGCCGGCGCGCGGCAGGTCGAGGGCGCGAGGCTCGTCCTGTGCCACGGCAACGGCGGTGTGCTGTCCAGCCAGGCGACGAACATTCTCGGCGCCGAAGAAACTCTCTGA
- a CDS encoding cytochrome P450: MTAADRVPERAHALDIDLRRAETQNCPYAAYDKLREEAPVWHDPNTGYFVISRYEILKEVLLDTERFSNIPDPEQMFVTQERTELLRNLYEKKGWYPAPNLAKRDDPNHRQMRKLFEQAYRASKIKQMEPFVREVSERLVDGFIDRGRCDWVREFAIPLPLIVIIHQVGAREEDMWRIKAWTDAYVQRLSLMHGEETDVWATEMEIEMQHYFQPIFERLREEPDDTLLSHLVNTEIPEWGRTLNDNELHAEMMTDTFVGGAETTTNALSGGILLLIQNPGAWRRLKADPDRYLRTFVEEVLRLESPVQFLFRFAARDLDLCGVRIPKGSRIMAGYGAANRDERQFPEAARLDLERANAASHLAFGSGTHHCLGASLARRELHCGFQAFIDRIDDFRLAPEQGELSYAPHMFLRALKELHIEFEAKPRRQA, encoded by the coding sequence ATGACGGCAGCGGACCGGGTTCCAGAACGGGCACACGCGCTCGATATCGACCTGCGCCGGGCGGAGACGCAGAACTGCCCGTATGCCGCCTACGATAAGCTGCGCGAGGAGGCGCCGGTCTGGCACGATCCGAACACCGGTTACTTCGTGATTTCCCGCTACGAAATCCTGAAGGAGGTTCTTCTCGACACGGAGCGCTTCAGCAACATTCCGGACCCGGAACAGATGTTCGTTACGCAGGAACGCACCGAACTCCTTCGAAACCTTTACGAAAAGAAGGGATGGTATCCCGCGCCCAACCTGGCAAAACGCGACGACCCGAACCACAGGCAGATGCGGAAGCTGTTCGAGCAGGCGTATCGGGCAAGCAAGATCAAGCAGATGGAACCGTTCGTGCGCGAGGTCAGCGAACGGCTGGTCGACGGCTTCATCGACCGGGGCCGGTGCGATTGGGTGCGGGAATTCGCGATCCCGCTGCCCCTCATCGTCATTATTCATCAGGTCGGCGCGCGCGAGGAGGATATGTGGCGCATCAAGGCCTGGACCGACGCCTACGTTCAAAGATTGAGCCTCATGCACGGCGAGGAAACGGATGTGTGGGCGACGGAGATGGAAATCGAGATGCAGCACTATTTCCAGCCCATCTTCGAGCGCCTGCGCGAGGAGCCAGACGACACACTGCTCAGCCACCTGGTGAATACCGAGATTCCCGAATGGGGCCGCACGCTGAACGACAATGAACTGCACGCCGAGATGATGACCGATACCTTCGTCGGCGGAGCGGAGACCACGACCAATGCGCTGTCAGGGGGCATACTCCTCCTCATTCAGAATCCGGGGGCGTGGCGCCGGCTCAAGGCCGACCCCGACAGGTACCTGCGCACGTTCGTCGAGGAGGTTCTCAGGCTGGAGAGCCCGGTCCAGTTCCTGTTCCGGTTTGCAGCCAGGGACCTCGACCTCTGCGGCGTCCGCATTCCCAAAGGGAGCCGCATCATGGCTGGCTACGGCGCCGCAAATCGCGACGAGCGCCAGTTTCCGGAGGCGGCGCGCCTCGATCTGGAGCGGGCCAACGCCGCAAGCCATCTGGCTTTCGGTTCCGGAACGCACCATTGTCTCGGCGCCTCTCTCGCCCGGCGGGAACTGCATTGCGGGTTCCAGGCGTTCATCGACCGGATCGACGATTTCCGGCTGGCTCCCGAACAGGGCGAACTCAGCTACGCGCCGCACATGTTCCTGCGGGCCTTGAAGGAACTGCATATCGAGTTCGAGGCGAAACCGCGAAGGCAGGCGTAG